CGTCGCAACATTTTCGGAAGCGAAGCCGCTAAGGCCCGAGGATGTTAGGACCAAAGGCTTTGGCTGTCAAGCTGTTTCTTGGGAGCTCCACAGACCACTTCTTCGCGTGAGGCTGGAATCCTTGATTCTCCAGCGCAGCTCCCCGATGAGTTCGGCAGATTTCGGACTATTTGCGACCGTATCGTGTTACGTTTCCTTCGAAACCTTTTCGATGAGGAGAAGTGTGAAGGTAACCTTGAGAGATGTGGCCCGCCAGGCGGGAGTCTCAAACGCAACAGCATCAAAGGCGCTCAACAGCCGCGGCGACGTGGCTGAAGACACCCGCGACAGGGTTCTCAGAGCTGCCCGCACACTGGGGTACGGCACGAGAATCGCATCAAACTCAATTCTCGAGCGCTCGGTCATCAACGTTCTCATTGATGCAATGGACCCTTACTATGGCGTGGAAGTCCTTCGTGGACTGATAGCTGAAGGTCAGAAGCAAGGTGTGGACGTTATTCCACACATCGAAACTGCCGAAACCAGCGTTTCCTCGATGGACGAATGGGAACGCCTGCATCTGACCAGCCGCACTATTGGGATTGTCATCGTGGTATTGCGGTCAGGTAGCCCAATCCATGAAGTTGCGCGGCGCCGTGGCCTGCCTGTCATCGTGATCGACCCTTACTCCATGGAGAAACAAGGTGATATCAGCATCAGCTCCACGAACTGGCAGGGAGGCCGCGATGCTACCACTATGCTCATCGAACTTGGACACCGGCGAATTGGCGTGATTGCTGGACCTTCACACTTCGTACCTGGCGTGGAAAGGCTGTATGGCTATCGCACGGCCCTTGACGACCATGCCATCTCATGGGACCAATCATTGGTGGTTGAGGGCTCCTACACGTTTGGGTCGGGATTTGACGCTGCCGAGAAGTTGCTGGATCTCGCCTCCCCACCCACAGCCATCTTCGCGCTCAGCGACCGCATGGCGCTCGGCGCCATCCGGGCACTGGAGACGCGGGGGAAGAAGGTCCCTCGCGACATTTCAATTGTCGGTTTCGATAACTCGCCCGGTTCCGAACTGGTCACTCCCGCTCTCACAACGGTCGGCCAACCTTTGGCATCGATGGGCCGGGTCGCAGTATCAACTATCCAGAGTCTGCGCGAAGGTACACGGCTCCACACTCACACATTCCAGCTGGCGACCACCCTCATTGAGCGGGCGTCATGCGCTCCCCCGCGGTACGCCGAGGCAATGTGATCAGGGCCATATCGTCATATGATGTGTGCAAGACTCTAAGAAACATCCGGTAGTTTCCGCCCAATCCTTCGATGGTCGGAACTGAGAAGGCTCGTTGTTCAGCTCGGCTTTCGGTACAGTTCCGACCACCGTCACCCTCCACCCCCAGCTAGACGTGTCCACCCCTAAAGCGCATCTGGAGCTGACTCACACATGTCCTTGCCTCTAGCATTATCTGCTGCGCTCCGGCGTGGCATCGTCGTATCGCTGCTCGCCAGCAGCTTCGCTGCCACCAGCGTTGTGGCAGCGGAAGCCGAGCCTGTGACGGATTCTCTCATCGGCGCCTCGAATACCGTGTGGCGTTATTCGGACAACTACACAGATCTAGTCCAGACGATCGGCTCGGACGAATCCAGCAGGAACTTCACGTGGTACACCAAGGTGGACACCGAGCAGGTACTCCAATACGCGCCAGCTATCTCTGGCATATCGTTCCCGGCTGGGCAGACCACCACTGTGGCGGCCACCGGTGAGGAGACCACAAGTGGCGAATACAACCGCCGCGCCACAGTTGAGAATCTCGCAGAGAACTCAACCTACGTGTATCGAGTGGGATCAGAGGAAGGCGGCTGGTCCGATATCCACAGGATCACTACGCGAAGCTTCACGGGAGACTATAGCTTCCTGTTCTTCGGTGATCCTCAGGTGGGAGCTTCCGGCAACCTGACCTCCGATGAGGCCGGTTGGAATGACACGATTGACGTGGCGTTGGAGACCTACCCTGACTCCGAACTCATCTTCTCATCAGGCGATCAGGTGAACACAGCCTCGAATGAAGCCGAATACGCCACCTACCTCTCTCCTTCAGCGATGGCCAACCTTCCTTCGGTTCCGGTCACCGGAAACCACGACGTAGGTTCGAAAGCTTTTGAGCAGCACTACACCGTGCCAAATCTTGACCCCGAAGCAGGAAAGATGAGTTCTTCGACCGCTTCCGGTGGGGATTACTGGTTCGAGTACAAAGATGTTCTTTACGTAGTGCTTAACTCAAACAGCAGTGATTACGCCTCGCACATCGACTTCATGACCAACGTTGTGAAAGAACACGGCGCGGATGCCACATGGAAAGTACTCGCCTTCCACCACTCGATCTACTCCGTCGCTTCCCATGTGTCCAGTGATCAGGTCAAGGATTTGCGCGCTACCCTTCCAGAAACCATCTCCGATCTGGGATTCGATCTTGTGCTTCAAGGGCATGACCACAGTTACACGCGTACCTACCTCATCAAGGATGGCAAGCTCGCTGACGCCTCCGAAGTTCCAGGCCAGAGCGAAGTTACCGCGGGGAAGGGTGAGGTCCTCTACATCACCGCTAACTCCGCATCTGGTTCGAAGTACTACGAGGTCAAAGATCCATCTGCTTGGTATGGCTCAGTCATCAACCAAGAGAAGGTTCGCAACTACACCAGTATCGAAGTAACCGATACATCCATCACCATCCGGACACTCCGCTCTCAGGCGTTCGGCGACAAGAAGCCCGTGAACAGCGTGGTGGACAAGGTGACCCTCAAACGTGAGGATGTCACGGCTCCAACACTAACCGTTCCGGAAAACTCCGTCATTACTGAGGGCGATTCATTCGACCCGATGTTAGGTATTTCGGCCAACGACGACGTCGACGGCGACCTCGCAGGTTCAGTCACGATCCGCGGATCGGTTGATACGACGACGCCGGACGAGTACACCTTGACCTACCGCGTCCACGACTCAGCCGGGAACACCGCTGAGGCGGTCCGGGCAGTCGCAGTCCACGCACGCGCCGCGTCAACCACGCAACCCACCATGCCGGCCACGGATGCCTCAAAGGTGACAGCCGACGGAAAGCTCTCCGATACCGGAGATTCCGCAACCGCAATGTTCGTGGCTGCAAGTGTGCTGCTCCTGCTGGGCGGTTCGGTGCTGATTGGCTTTAGGCATGGCCGTAAGGATGCTTAGGCCCACGATTTAGCGCCATCGCGCAGCATTGCCGTTACGATGCCCCCGGCACCACTGCCGAGGCACCGTACCGAGAAGGGATACTCCATGCGTCGCATACTCGCCGTGGCAGGCAGCCTTTTTCTGGTCCTGTTGTTGGGGGCATGCTCAGCCGAGCCAGAATCTGCCGGGTCCAACTCGCCCGGGCAGCATTCTATTCAGTCGAACTCGACCGATGGCTCAGCGAACCGTAGTCCTGCCAGCATCACAGAACCACAGAACTCCGCTGACAACTCCGAATCGGCGGCTACCTCCACACCCCAGGCAGCGCAATACTCTCCCGGTTCAGTAATAACGTCCGACCTGCCGAGCGATGCGAACGTGAGTGGGTGGAGTATCGGCGTCGTCGCTCAGAATGGATCCGAGGCGGACGCTGTGGTTCAGGCGCTTCAGACCTTTGCGCGTTCTCACAACAGCACTGTGACCATAATGGATGCGCAGTCATCTATCGATGATACTGAGTCAGGGATCTTCAACGTCATCGTGGGAGTGGGTCCGGAAGTGGCGGGAGAGTTCGATTTGGCCTCAGCGGCCAGGTTGGATCAGGACTACCTTATGCTCGGCACGCAACTGGCTGAGCCAACCAACAATGTAACGGCAGTTGTATGGCCCGGCGCCCAAGACCGCGTAGTATTCGCCGATCAGCTTCCCACCTTCACAAACGCTGCCCGCTACGCAGAACAAGCTGTGGAAACCGGAATGGCAGCCGTATCGACAGGAGCAACCGGCTTCGTGTACTCGCTTGAGGGGTAAGCAAAAGCCAAGCATGGGTACAATCGCACGAAACTGACACTCCACGTATCCTGCTCACCCACGCGCGAAACCGAAGGCGGGGCGGGAAATGACGACGTATCCATCAGTTCTTAAGAGATTCCACTTCTCCCACTATCGCATTATGGCTGATCATCAAGCCCATTCTTCTGGGAGGCTCGCGCTACGAGGCCGTCAGGAACACGTATTTGAGATGTTACGATCGAATCAGAGTGCAGTTCAAGGACGATACCTCGTATCCACTATGAGTTCTGGAGGTTCCGCCATGAAAGTTGGAAGAAAGATAGCAATAGGCGCTGCGTCCTTATTCTTGACAGCAGCTCTCAGTGGCGGGCCGGCGTTCGCCTCCGACAATGAGACGTCCGACGTCGCTTCCGGTAGCGGATCCGTTGGTGTTATCTATGGCGGCACAACCCAGTCAATAGATCCAACTCGATTTGACTATGTTCCCGCCGCGGGCAGCCCACAGGCAGGAATGATTCAACCCCTCAATGCATCGGGAACTCAGTCTATTGGCCGATTTACCATCTCGGTTGGTGGAGTCCCAATTGGTATTCCTCGTATCCTGCTCACCCATGAGATCAATGGATCAGGGCTCCGAGTGACCAGCGAAAAGGTCTACTTTGCGTCAACAAGCACCTCAGTGTGTAACTATCAGGTTGTCTATCAGAACCGCAGCGGCTCGAAGATCTACAGTTCAAGCTACTCAAGCACATACAAAGGTTGTAGCTCGGCCAAGTTGATGTACAACTCTGCCGCTCCCTTTACAGCACGAGCAGGGGTACAGTGTGCTCGGCTCTTCTCAAACGGTGTCTATCTTGGTGAACAGTGCCATAGCATTCACCAATAACACGAGATAGTGAGTTGATCGAACATGTTGAGGAAACAGGCGAACTTGGCAGATATCATTAGCCGAACGATGGCTGCAATTGAGAGGATTACGCTAGTCGTCTTTCTTGGAATGTTGATTGGCTCAATAAACTCCCTCTCCAACGCCAACAGTTTTCTCAGCAGTCTCCCACCAAGCGAAGAGACATCGGCATTCATTCTGAACTATACGAACCGTTCAACAACACTCCTTGTGACTGCCATCGGTGCTTTCGTCGTGCTTCTGGTGGCTCACTATGTGAAAGAGCAGATCACAACAATCTGCGAAGACGATCAGTACCGTAGCTCTGCCTTAGGCAGAGACGGGTTGAGCGAGCCAGTATCGCATAACAAGTAGCACTTGACTGATCATCTATAACCGCTGCTTGCTCGAAGGCGCGCATATGAGAATGTCATAGGCGCATTCCTTAGGTTCCTGAAGTACACTCCGGCGAACTCAGGAGTGACGCTTGGTGTAGAGGCCCAACACGCTGTGAGGGGATGCTCGGGACGGATTGTCCCGAGCATCCCCTCACTTATTGGTTGCCACGGCGCATCACACTAGGCGTATCAGCTACGTAGAACCTGTGTTACTGGCATACATGGGAGTTACTTGCGGTAGGCGGCTAACGTGTCACTACCAGAACCAAACCAGTCACCAGCAACAAGCTGATCAGAAGAACGCCCAAACACAAAGCCTGGACGAGACCCACCAGCCAACCGATCATTCACAAACACACGCGTCCCACGAACAACCGAAACCGAATCAGCCCCATCACCATCAAAATCACCCACAACCGCACGATCCGACACCCGACCAAACGTAAACACCACATCAGCAGACCCACCACAAGCAACCTGCTTCACCAAGAACCGCGACCCACGCTGCACACCCAGGCCTGCAACACCATCACCATCCCAATCACCGGCAAGCGGAGTATCAGACGCCTTGCCGTAGGCCACACTCAGATCAGCAGACCCACCACGCACACGACCATCCACGCTGAAGCGCACATAGAACCTGTTCGACGAGGCAGCCTTGACCGCCACATCATCAGACCCATCCCCATTAAAGTCACCCACAACAGGGATGCTGCCCGCCGGACCATACACAATCGAATAACTGGACGCACCCGACCGGTTCGCATCCAAGAACGTATACGTGCGACCAGTACGAAGAACCAGAGTATCTACCCCATCCCCATCAAAATCACCCGACAACACCTCATCAGCAGAGGCAATCTTCGCGGCAAACTCCGTCACAGTCCGAACCAACGAATCCTGGAAAAACACATTCACACCCACAGAACCATCCACCACAGGAACCACACCAGACGGCCCAGCAGTCGGTTCCGTCGTCGGCTCAATTGTTGGTTCCGTCGTCGGCGTCGGCTCAATTGTTGGTTCCGTCGTCGGCGTCGGCTCAGGCTCACCCGACAACACGTGCCATTCCCAAATTCCCGGAGATCCTCCGGCCTCCTGAGAACCCCATGACTGCATCACCATGCGCAGCGCGGTGGTCTTCACTGCCTCAAATTCAACAGTGTTGAACTCATCCCGAACTCGGCCGTAGTCGCCCGAAGTGAGTTTCACATCCTTCCAATCATTACCGTCGAGGTACTGCAACACCCACGATTTGGGAGGAATCATTCCCGCATTGTCAGAGTCTTGGGAATCGGCAAACCACCAGATCCCCACAGTTCCCACCGAGACCTCGAAGTCCCACGTGAGCTGAGCAGTTATCTCACCGACCTTCGGCCACGTACCCCATTCAGCTCCTCGGCCGGAGTCGCTAAGTACCAACGGCTCAAGCGTGCCGTCATTGAGTCCGGTCACGCTGTTCCACCCAGCCGTGTAGGAAGCCGAGGCAGTCGCAAGCGGCGCGATGTTTCCACTGAGCTCGGCGGTTGGGTCTAGAGGTACCGCCACGCTACCTGTTGCTGCATTCCCGGCTTTGTCCGTGACGCTGAAGTAGAGCGTGTTGGGTAGCCCGTCCGGTGGCAAGATTGGTTCGTTCAATGAACCGGATACCCATGCACCCGCGCCAAACCTGTACCTGAAACTGCTGATCCCGGATAATGCATCAGTTGCCTCAACGATTACTGACCGATCCTGCAGGTCAGTTGTAACCACGGGAGCTGTTGAGTCGATCTTGAACGTACGAGTCACCATCTCACTCTCGTTGCCTGCCTTGTCTGCGGCTTTTCCTGAGACGGTGTGTTCACCCTCTGTGTCGACGGCGATCTCCACCTTTCGCACGTTGCTCTCAGTAGTCCACGCACCCTCGTCCAGCTTCGCGGAGATAGTAAGGCCGTAATCGGCGTCGTCGTCGCCGCGGACTTGCGCCGTCACGCTAGAGGAATACCAATCATCTGCGCCGTGCGAACCCACCAGAGCGATGTTTGCCACGGGTGCACTAGTATCTTCGCTAGGTTCTGTGGAGCCGTTCGTAGAGACAACCACCGGAAGATGTACATACTCGGAGGCATATCCAAGCACACGACCTTCTACGGTAAACTCGCCGGCCTGGGCATAGCTGGCGGGATCGACGCTCCGCCAATTAACCGGTGCCCACACGGAACCAGAGGCAGACGTCAGCCGTACTGCAGCTGGTAGCGCTGGCGCCACACCTATGGACGTTGACACTTGGGTAAGTGCAGGAACCGCATCGTCTACTGCATATACTTCCCATTCAGATATAGAAACAGAATGGTAGTAAGCTCCCTCTGCCCTTCCCTCAAGGGTCATCCGCAGGGCACTTGCAACCACAGGTTCTGCTAGGTCCACATGTAACCATGTGTTGGTGTTAGTGGGCGTCGTCTTTGTGGCGACGTCGTGCCAGTTTCCATCAGTCCCCAGGTATTGGAGGCCCCATGACTCCGGCGGCCTAATCCAGTTCGAATCCTGATGGAACATCAGTCCCATGGAGTCGATAGCTACCGGTTCATCCCACTCATACATGACCCAGTCACGTGCCACCGTGTTGGTTGTACCGCGGTAATTGCCCCACTGATCCGGCGGAAGCAACGCGGCAGGCGCCCGCCCGTCATTCAGGGCAGCCAACCGCATCGGAGGTTGTTCCGTGAATGAGGCCGAAACCGATGCTTCCGGCGCCACATTGTTCGTCAGCCGCCACGCCGGGTCGTCAGCCCGGGTCGGGGTCACAGGCAGAATCTTGGATCCGTCCCACTCCACCTTGTCAATCGCAACCGATCTGCGGAAATGCCCACCACCTTCGGCATCTTTCGTTTGATAGCTGACGTACCATTCGCCGTCAAACTCAACAAGAGCAGGGTGCATCGTAGTGGCCGACGTTCCGCCAACAATTACTCCCTGATACTGCCACGGCCCCTTTGGTGAACTCGAAGTCGCATAAGCGATACACGCTTGGTAATTCGATGGAGTGCAGTCGGATCCACCACTCTTCCAGTCATAGAGAAGGTAGTAGAGGCCATCCTTCTTCGTCACCCATGGTGCCTCAAAGAAGTTCGTCAGCCCTGTCATCTGCTGGATATCGCCCTTTAACGTCACCATGTCCTGCTCGAGTTCCACCACTCGTGCTGTGTACCACGAGCCCCAATACAGATATACCGTGCCGTCGTCGTCGATCATCACGTGAGGATCGATGACTTCTTGGCCACTCGTAGACGTACCGAACACATCTCTCCACGTCACAAGAGGTTCCCCGATGGCGTCGCTCCACGGACCCACAGGATTATCAGAGACTGCAACGCCAATAGACATACGGTTTGGCAATGAGGCATCTTTGTTCTCGATCGGAACGTACCAGTAGTAGCGCCCGTCGATCCCCTTGACGGTTTGGCCAGCATAAGCGGCATTGCCGGTAGCCCAATCAAATACTTCGCCGGGATTGAGGTTGCCTTCCCAGACCTCCCATTTGCCTCCCGCGACGGCGTCGGTGGCAAGAACGGCATATTCGGACATATCGAAACCGCCGTAGGTTGGGCTGGCTCCATCTTGACCGGCATACACGTAGAGCTTTCCATCATCCGCCAGCATCGCCGCATCAGCTGTATACAGCGAACCATCGCGGATAATCGGGTTTCCATCGGACGTGATCGTGCGGGTGGGAGCCGGTGGCTCATCGGCACTGGCCGCGAGCGCACCTCCCATAGGAATCAAGCCCGCCACCGCACACGCCATTGCGGTCAGTGCCGCAAGGCTTCTTCTTTTCATTGTGTTCTCTCAGTTCTCCTAGATGCAGTTTGGGGGCACGACGGCGATGTCGTGCCCCCAAACCCTGTTACTTGCGGAATGCAGCGAATGTGTCAGTTCCGGTTCCGAACCAATCACCGGCAACGCGAAGGTCGCCCGCACGCCCGTAAACCTGCGTGGTATCAGCGGATCCACCACTCAGCGTGTTCTTGACGTACACAGTGGTACCGCGGATGACAGCGATGGAGTCACCGTGGGCCCCATCGAAGTCGCCCACAACTGCTGTATCAGTCGCACGTCCATAGACGAACGATCGGTCTGCTTGACCACCCTTGAGTTCATCGCGGAGATAGAACTTGTTTCCGCGCTTGACCCCAATGGTGTCCGTACCATCTCCATCCCAATCACCTGCCACGGGCACGTCACTTGATCGTCCGTACGTCACCGTTGTGTCAGACTGACCACCTGTCAGTTTTCCGTCGTGGTTGAACTTCACATGGAAGGTGGCCGATCCAGGGTTTCGCACCGCTATATCGTCACGTCCGTCGCCATCGAAGTCACCAACAACAGGAGAACTCAGGGACTTTCCGTAGATGATCGAATAGGTCTGTGATTCACTCCGGTTGCTCGCGAAGAACGTGTATGTACGTCCATTCCGAGCCACGAGCGTATCCACACCGTCTCCATCGAAGTCCCCGGCAAGGATCTGGTCAGCTTGAGCGACTCTCATACCAGTCCGCGCAATCCCCTGAACGATCGAGTCCTGGAAGAACACGTTTGCCGTGCGATCCACCACGGGTGTTTGGTCCACGGGGTCTGTCGGATCGACTGGTTTCGCCTTCTTCAACGTGATCGTGTAGGTCTGGGTCTTTCCGCTCTGAGAAGTCACAACGATGGTTACTACCGATTCCTTGACGGTAACGCCCACGCTGGCTTCAGGGGAGTTCGCAACAGCGACCACGTCCTCCGATGTCACAGACTTTGGATCTGGGACCTCGACCGAAAGAGCCTCCGTAGCCAGATTCACTACTGTGCCAGCCACCGTGACCGACGCCAGTGACGCATCATTGCTGGGTTCTTCAGGAACTACAACGTTGATGCCAGCCTTCAGCAGTGATGAACCAGAACTGGCTTGAACCGTATACTCACCTGCCGCTATCGAGCTTGGAAGCTGCACTTGAGCACTTCCAGCACCGTCCGCTTCGACTTTGATCGTTCCCAAATCGAAGGCGCCCGGCTGGAGGGTCAGTTCGTAGGTACTATCTGGCACGGCATGTGCGATGGAAACCTGGAACGAATCACTAGGTGCGAGATTGGCAGCAGGTACGGAGATTGTTGGATTGACGTTTGGACCGTAAACCTCCCATTCGATGATGCCTACGTAACCGCTGCTCGACTTTGTCAACACGGCCCGCAGCGCAGTGGTAGTAACCGGGTCATGAGTGACCTCCACGTATTCATCCTCAGAAGTTGGGTAGCCTGAAACATTCGGCACCTCAGCCCAGTCCCCTGATGAATCGAGGTACTCAAGCTTCCAACTGGCGGGAAGATCCATACCGCCGCCATCGTCGAAGAACTGAATCCTCGTGGTATCGACCGTTTGAGGTTGGTCCCACGTCAGCTGAGCAGTTTGTGTATCTCCACTCAATCCCCACGTTCCCCACGCACCTGTTTGTCCTCCGCTGGTCAGATCGCGCAAGTCGTTCAAACCGGCGGCGGAGTTCCACGTAGTGACAGCAGAGACGGTAGGTTCAGCGTCGGGAGCGACATTCTTACGCCATCCATCTGGAGCCACGCCAACATCGAGTGATGTCACATCACTCGTATTGCCCGCCTTATCCGATGCACGGAAGTACACGGTGCCAGCCTGATCCACCACAAACTGCTTCTCGTAGGCCTCCCAGTCTCCACCCTCGCCGATGCGGTATTCCACTGTGTCAACCCCGGACGCTGAATCCGTGGCCGAGATGCTCATATACCGCGTCGTCTCATTGAAGCTTGGCGCCACGACGGGAGCCGCCGAATCGATTGAGACTGTCAGGACTGCGTCCTTGGATGTACGCCCATCGGCAGCAGTGGCCCGTGCGCGTACTTCATTCTGCCCTTGCGCAGAAATCGTCACAGGGCCGGCATAGTCCTGCCACACACCGCCAACTTGAATTTGGACGTGAAGATCTGCACCTTCTGGATCAGATGCCGTTGCTGAGACGTCGACGCTCGAGCCGTACCATCCGGATTCTCCCGGGTCTGACGACGCCGAAAGATCCACCACTGGTTCCGCAGTGCCCACCACAGTCACGGTGCCAGAAGCACGTTTGTCAGTACCGGCAATTGAACCGAGCACTTCAAACTCCCCGGCATTCGCCCACGAAGCGGCGTCGATGGCATCCCACTCCACCGCAACAGTCTCACGGGAACCGTCGTTGTAGAGCACATTCACAGACTGAGGCATTGCCGGAGCCACGCCGACCTTCGTCGTCACTGCAGTTGGGTCAATAACATTCACCTGAACGGCATCAGTTGCGCGAACCCACACCGTGGCCTTCGCAAGGATTGACGTGCCCGCTACAGAGCCGTACACATCGAAGTTGCCTTCTCGTTCGAGATCGTTAGCATTGATCTCCTGCCAGCTGACCTGCCTGCTTACCAACGAGCCATCCGAATAAGTGACCTCCACGGTGTTCGGTAGGGCCGGTTCAGTCCCGATGCTCGTACGAACGTTCGTCGATTGAACCGAAACTGGCTCTTGTGCGTACGCTTCCCATTCGACGATTCCGGGATAGCCATCGTTGTGCTTCGTGATTGCCACTCGCAAAGAGGTGGTACTCACGGCGTCAAAGGTCGCGTGATTGAGTTGTCCATGAACATTCGGGTACGCGCTTGCGTTGCCGACGTCTTTCCACTGACCAGACGAGTCTAGGTATTCGATCTTCCAGCTTGCCGGAGTCCTCACTCCGCCGCCATCGTCGTGGAACAGAATTGCGGTTTCGTCAATTCGTTGCTCCTTGTCCCATGTGAGGGTCATCCAATAGGGCGCAGTCATGCCCCATGTTCCCCAGGCGTCGGACTCTTGTGCCACCGGGAACGTTGTATTTCCGTCGTTGACGGCCGCCACGCTGTTCCAGCCGGTGACTTTCGAAGCGGCCGCCGTGGCTTCCGGAGCCACATTGGTCTTCGAAGCTTCGCCACCCGCATTGGTTACGGCTACGTCAACGGAACTCGTCTGCTCGCCATCATCTGCGGAGAGCCTCAGGACGTAATCACCCTCAGCTGTGAACAGCACATCCGTCGTTTCTGATGAGCTGTTGGCAAACACTGCCTGACCATCAACCGGTGCAGAGACTACCGTCCACTTGGTCGTCAAGGTGCCGGAAGGTAAGCCGTCGTCCGAAACCGTTCCCACCAGCCGCGCCTTGTTCGCAGCGCTGTATGTGGAGTCCTCGTATGCTTGGACCTTTGGCGCCGCATTGGTAGATTCTGGCAATTCAGCACTAGTGCTCATTGCCTGGATTTCCTTCACGCCAGTAGCCTTACCAGCCGCATGTTTGACCGTGAGTCTGATCTTCGACGTCTCAACCGGCGTGAATTGAACACGATTGTAGTTTGCGGTGGCGTACACGGGTGTGCGCGCTTGGTTCTGGACAGCAACCCATTCGCTGCCATTCCAGTATTCAATGAGGTAATACTGCGGAGCAGCGTAGCCAGATACCGTTGCCGACGACGACGTCCGGTAGAAATAGACCCTCGTTTCGTTGATTTCCTGTGTGGATCCGAAATCGACTACGAGACTATCGTCTGAGTTTGGACTTCCCGCGGTTCCCCAGAATGGCTCATTGATTGTTGTGCCGTTGACTGCAGCTTCTGCCTCACGACCCGTTGCTTCAAATGACGCCTCGACCGAGGCACCACGTGCGACATTTGTCGAGCCAACTGTGTCCGGCGCAATTGCCACTCCAGCCTTAGCGAAAACATCCACGATCCGTGAATCGGAATCGTAGGTGACCTCTGTGGCGCTCAACAGAGCACTTGCCTTTTCGTAGGTCACGGTCGCAGTGGAATCATCACTCAGTTCAACAGTTCCAGATTCTGGGTCATAGATCAGTCCGGTCAAGGTGTCCGTAGTGAATACGCGTTCACCGTCGATGTACGCCGAGTAGCCGGCGGGCCCGCCATAGTGCGATCCGTCTTTATCCCACACAATGGTCACGTCAGAATCGTGGTACCTGATGTTGTTCGCAGTGAAGTAGTCCCACTCAATGTCGATCGGGTTAAGCTCCAGCATGTCGTCGTCGCGCGCCTGGAAACCAATTGGCCCCTCAATCATCGCGAAGTTGGTTGTGCCAAGAATCGTGTGGTGAATCCATGATCGGTATCCGATACTGCCGCCGTCCTCAGCACTTCCGTTGGCCCAAAACTCGTTCTGATTTGGAAGACGATTGTCACCATCTTGGTAGTGTGCCCAGGCATTCCAGTAGAGCAACTGTTTGTACATCTCGGGTGTGATGT
The DNA window shown above is from Changpingibacter yushuensis and carries:
- a CDS encoding Ig-like domain-containing protein; the encoded protein is MTSGGKQWLRRTVGVGLAALVALGATSPIASAVPDDEKPQSSLGYPTFTGDANPVPSTGVQYTPESSYLGAVFDEDVANGAGTSTEKDFWMDRMLARTGPMYDSTENAVAFTRGRALFMKTHRPTALGWSGDVAYWESAGKGDGFTITVKVNGASVTLSEKSSERKQTPSYFHSVFEGSGLRIVQNKFITDQNVMVANLEISGSAGAVVTLEAASPHATQTVGDELKGQEQALNNITTLYPQFSGDGFAPSGAKLAGTFEIPASGSVSTKLQLGFITEENPESLTEYEEVRAATPAAAYTNHVTTYNEWWAENIVYLETPEANIDKTLFYRWWLLRYNTLDADVSGNDYQFPTTMEGVLGYNNAIVLTAGMFIDDLKYLRSPEYSLGTALSAGETSKSYKFVDNPGDPANWSNSYTQYITEAAWRAYEMHGAPGEVGETLARHSEHDVTGLLDAYDSNDNGLIEYSWGAMTGNDADAVSFHWRSGSMDRTESAYLYSNALAAADFYRIAGDTDGEERMTNLAQRVRSAVLTYLWEDETDTADEVGLTGNLLKHRMVSDGALNPYKETNNYFPYAVGLMPQKGDADYDEKYVEALRLFADADQYPVFPFFTANQVDKAVSPEEGSNNFSVINSTVLFRIMASALRDYDSDYITPEMYKQLLYWNAWAHYQDGDNRLPNQNEFWANGSAEDGGSIGYRSWIHHTILGTTNFAMIEGPIGFQARDDDMLELNPIDIEWDYFTANNIRYHDSDVTIVWDKDGSHYGGPAGYSAYIDGERVFTTDTLTGLIYDPESGTVELSDDSTATVTYEKASALLSATEVTYDSDSRIVDVFAKAGVAIAPDTVGSTNVARGASVEASFEATGREAEAAVNGTTINEPFWGTAGSPNSDDSLVVDFGSTQEINETRVYFYRTSSSATVSGYAAPQYYLIEYWNGSEWVAVQNQARTPVYATANYNRVQFTPVETSKIRLTVKHAAGKATGVKEIQAMSTSAELPESTNAAPKVQAYEDSTYSAANKARLVGTVSDDGLPSGTLTTKWTVVSAPVDGQAVFANSSSETTDVLFTAEGDYVLRLSADDGEQTSSVDVAVTNAGGEASKTNVAPEATAAASKVTGWNSVAAVNDGNTTFPVAQESDAWGTWGMTAPYWMTLTWDKEQRIDETAILFHDDGGGVRTPASWKIEYLDSSGQWKDVGNASAYPNVHGQLNHATFDAVSTTSLRVAITKHNDGYPGIVEWEAYAQEPVSVQSTNVRTSIGTEPALPNTVEVTYSDGSLVSRQVSWQEINANDLEREGNFDVYGSVAGTSILAKATVWVRATDAVQVNVIDPTAVTTKVGVAPAMPQSVNVLYNDGSRETVAVEWDAIDAASWANAGEFEVLGSIAGTDKRASGTVTVVGTAEPVVDLSASSDPGESGWYGSSVDVSATASDPEGADLHVQIQVGGVWQDYAGPVTISAQGQNEVRARATAADGRTSKDAVLTVSIDSAAPVVAPSFNETTRYMSISATDSASGVDTVEYRIGEGGDWEAYEKQFVVDQAGTVYFRASDKAGNTSDVTSLDVGVAPDGWRKNVAPDAEPTVSAVTTWNSAAGLNDLRDLTSGGQTGAWGTWGLSGDTQTAQLTWDQPQTVDTTRIQFFDDGGGMDLPASWKLEYLDSSGDWAEVPNVSGYPTSEDEYVEVTHDPVTTTALRAVLTKSSSGYVGIIEWEVYGPNVNPTISVPAANLAPSDSFQVSIAHAVPDSTYELTLQPGAFDLGTIKVEADGAGSAQVQLPSSIAAGEYTVQASSGSSLLKAGINVVVPEEPSNDASLASVTVAGTVVNLATEALSVEVPDPKSVTSEDVVAVANSPEASVGVTVKESVVTIVVTSQSGKTQTYTITLKKAKPVDPTDPVDQTPVVDRTANVFFQDSIVQGIARTGMRVAQADQILAGDFDGDGVDTLVARNGRTYTFFASNRSESQTYSIIYGKSLSSPVVGDFDGDGRDDIAVRNPGSATFHVKFNHDGKLTGGQSDTTVTYGRSSDVPVAGDWDGDGTDTIGVKRGNKFYLRDELKGGQADRSFVYGRATDTAVVGDFDGAHGDSIAVIRGTTVYVKNTLSGGSADTTQVYGRAGDLRVAGDWFGTGTDTFAAFRK